From Apium graveolens cultivar Ventura chromosome 9, ASM990537v1, whole genome shotgun sequence, the proteins below share one genomic window:
- the LOC141683354 gene encoding tubulin alpha chain isoform X2 translates to MRECISIHIGQAGIQVGNACWELFCLEHGIQPDGQMPGDKTVGGGDDAFNTFFSETGAGKHVPRAVFVDLEPTVIDEVRTGTYRQLFHPEQLISGKEDAANNFARGHYTIGKEIVDLCLDRIRKLADNCTGLQGFLVFNAVGGGTGSGLGSLLLERLSVDYGKKSKLGFTVYPSPQVSTSVVEPYNSVLSTHSLLEHTDVAILLDNEAIYDICRRSLDIERPTYTNLNRLVSQVISSLTSSLRFDGALNVDVTEFQTNLVPYPRIHFMLSSYAPVISAEKAYHEQLSVAEITNSAFEPSSMMAKCDPRHGKYMACCLMYRGDVVPKDVNAAVATIKTKRTIQFVDWCPTGFKCGINYQPPTVVPGGDLAKVQRAVCMISNSTSVAEVKASSQKLVRILLHLRRIMKRLVLKVVRMKVMRVMTTEGNMNHNNVTFGGFLSYDVFRCPMLKLCY, encoded by the exons ATGAGAGAGTGCATTTCGATTCACATCGGTCAGGCCGGTATTCAGGTCGGAAATGCTTGCTGGGAGCTCTTTTGCCTCGAACACGGCATTCAG CCTGATGGCCAAATGCCAGGAGACAAGACAGTTGGCGGAGGAGATGATGCTTTTAACACCTTTTTCAGCGAAACTGGTGCAGGAAAGCATGTTCCCCGGGCTGTGTTTGTGGATCTTGAACCCACAGTGATTGATGAAGTCAGGACTGGAACTTATCGCCAGTTATTCCACCCTGAGCAATTGATCAGTGGCAAAGAAGATGCCGCAAACAACTTTGCTCGTGGTCACTACACAA TTGGAAAAGAAATTGTTGATCTCTGCCTAGATCGTATCAGAAAGCTTGCTGACAACTGCACAGGACTCCAAGGGTTTCTTGTTTTCAATGCTGTTGGTGGAGGCACCGGATCAGGTCTTGGTTCCTTGCTTCTAGAGCGTCTGTCTGTTGACTATGGAAAGAAATCCAAACTTGGGTTTACTGTCTACCCCTCACCACAGGTCTCAACTTCAGTTGTTGAGCCCTACAACAGTGTCCTCTCGACACACTCCCTCCTTGAGCACACAGACGTTGCTATCCTTCTTGACAATGAAGCGATTTATGACATATGCAGGCGCTCACTCGACATTGAGCGTCCAACCTACACCAATCTTAACAGGCTTGTTTCTCAG GTGATTTCCTCCCtgacttcatctctgaggtttgaTGGGGCCTTGAATGTTGATGTCACAGAGTTTCAGACCAACTTGGTCCCTTATCCCAGGATTCACTTTATGCTTTCCTCCTATGCACCTGTGATCTCAGCTGAGAAAGCATACCATGAGCAGCTTTCTGTGGCAGAAATAACCAACAGTGCATTTGAGCCTTCTTCTATGATGGCAAAGTGTGATCCCAGGCATGGTAAGTATATGGCTTGCTGCCTGATGTATCGTGGTGATGTTGTCCCCAAGGATGTGAATGCAGCTGTTGCTACTATCAAGACCAAGCGTACCATTcagtttgttgactggtgcccAACTGGTTTCAAGTGTGGTATCAACTACCAGCCACCCACTGTTGTTCCTGGTGGAGACCTTGCTAAGGTTCAAAGGGCTGTATGCATGATCTCTAATTCAACCAGTGTAGCTGAGGT GAAGGCGAGTTCTCAGAAGCTCGTGAGGATCTTGCTGCACTTGAGAAGGATTATGAAGAGGTTGGTGCTGAAGGTGGTGAGGATGAAGGTGATGAGGGTGATGACTACTGAAGGAAACATGAACCATAATAATGTGACCTTTGGTGGATTTCTTTCTTATGACGTTTTCAGATGTCCTATGCTAAAACTGTGTTACTAG
- the LOC141683354 gene encoding tubulin alpha chain isoform X1: MRECISIHIGQAGIQVGNACWELFCLEHGIQPDGQMPGDKTVGGGDDAFNTFFSETGAGKHVPRAVFVDLEPTVIDEVRTGTYRQLFHPEQLISGKEDAANNFARGHYTIGKEIVDLCLDRIRKLADNCTGLQGFLVFNAVGGGTGSGLGSLLLERLSVDYGKKSKLGFTVYPSPQVSTSVVEPYNSVLSTHSLLEHTDVAILLDNEAIYDICRRSLDIERPTYTNLNRLVSQVISSLTSSLRFDGALNVDVTEFQTNLVPYPRIHFMLSSYAPVISAEKAYHEQLSVAEITNSAFEPSSMMAKCDPRHGKYMACCLMYRGDVVPKDVNAAVATIKTKRTIQFVDWCPTGFKCGINYQPPTVVPGGDLAKVQRAVCMISNSTSVAEVFSRIDTKFDLMYSKRAFVHWYVGEGMEEGEFSEAREDLAALEKDYEEVGAEGGEDEGDEGDDY; this comes from the exons ATGAGAGAGTGCATTTCGATTCACATCGGTCAGGCCGGTATTCAGGTCGGAAATGCTTGCTGGGAGCTCTTTTGCCTCGAACACGGCATTCAG CCTGATGGCCAAATGCCAGGAGACAAGACAGTTGGCGGAGGAGATGATGCTTTTAACACCTTTTTCAGCGAAACTGGTGCAGGAAAGCATGTTCCCCGGGCTGTGTTTGTGGATCTTGAACCCACAGTGATTGATGAAGTCAGGACTGGAACTTATCGCCAGTTATTCCACCCTGAGCAATTGATCAGTGGCAAAGAAGATGCCGCAAACAACTTTGCTCGTGGTCACTACACAA TTGGAAAAGAAATTGTTGATCTCTGCCTAGATCGTATCAGAAAGCTTGCTGACAACTGCACAGGACTCCAAGGGTTTCTTGTTTTCAATGCTGTTGGTGGAGGCACCGGATCAGGTCTTGGTTCCTTGCTTCTAGAGCGTCTGTCTGTTGACTATGGAAAGAAATCCAAACTTGGGTTTACTGTCTACCCCTCACCACAGGTCTCAACTTCAGTTGTTGAGCCCTACAACAGTGTCCTCTCGACACACTCCCTCCTTGAGCACACAGACGTTGCTATCCTTCTTGACAATGAAGCGATTTATGACATATGCAGGCGCTCACTCGACATTGAGCGTCCAACCTACACCAATCTTAACAGGCTTGTTTCTCAG GTGATTTCCTCCCtgacttcatctctgaggtttgaTGGGGCCTTGAATGTTGATGTCACAGAGTTTCAGACCAACTTGGTCCCTTATCCCAGGATTCACTTTATGCTTTCCTCCTATGCACCTGTGATCTCAGCTGAGAAAGCATACCATGAGCAGCTTTCTGTGGCAGAAATAACCAACAGTGCATTTGAGCCTTCTTCTATGATGGCAAAGTGTGATCCCAGGCATGGTAAGTATATGGCTTGCTGCCTGATGTATCGTGGTGATGTTGTCCCCAAGGATGTGAATGCAGCTGTTGCTACTATCAAGACCAAGCGTACCATTcagtttgttgactggtgcccAACTGGTTTCAAGTGTGGTATCAACTACCAGCCACCCACTGTTGTTCCTGGTGGAGACCTTGCTAAGGTTCAAAGGGCTGTATGCATGATCTCTAATTCAACCAGTGTAGCTGAGGTGTTCTCCCGGATTGACACCAAGTTCGATCTCATGTACTCAAAGCGTGCTTTTGTGCATTGGTACGTTGGTGAAGGAATGGAGGAAGGCGAGTTCTCAGAAGCTCGTGAGGATCTTGCTGCACTTGAGAAGGATTATGAAGAGGTTGGTGCTGAAGGTGGTGAGGATGAAGGTGATGAGGGTGATGACTACTGA
- the LOC141685001 gene encoding toll/interleukin-1 receptor-like protein — translation MATTSNHISSSSCTPCWDVFLSFYGKDTRENFTAHLYSALVRAGILTFRDDPELDKGEEISRGLLNAIHGSQLLIVVLSQNYASSRWCLDELVEILTCKRTSGNVVIPVFYYIDPSHLRYLKGGFKDALDVHKTRYSVDVIEKWKSALAEIAELSGYHLKTDATEYVSFPLFVVLLI, via the coding sequence ATGGCTACCACAAGCAATCACATTTCTTCTTCCTCATGTACACCTTGCTGGGATGTGTTCTTGAGCTTTTACGGTAAGGACACTCGCGAAAACTTTACTGCACATCTTTACTCTGCTTTAGTTCGGGCTGGGATTCTAACCTTCAGGGATGACCCTGAACTCGACAAGGGCGAAGAAATTTCACGTGGACTACTTAATGCAATCCATGGTTCTCAGTTACTAATTGTCGTTCTCTCACAGAACTACGCTTCTTCAAGATGGTGCCTTGATGAGCTAGTAGAGATCCTTACTTGCAAGAGAACCAGCGGAAATGTGGTGATTCCTGTATTTTACTACATTGATCCTTCACATTTACGGTACCTGAAAGGGGGTTTTAAGGATGCTCTTGATGTTCACAAGACGCGTTACTCTGTTGATGTTATAGAAAAGTGGAAATCTGCTCTTGCTGAAATCGCAGAGCTATCAGGATACCATCTCAAAACGGATGCAACTGAGTACGTTTCGTTTCCTTTATTTGTTGTTTTACTAATCTAA